In the genome of Neodiprion pinetum isolate iyNeoPine1 chromosome 2, iyNeoPine1.2, whole genome shotgun sequence, one region contains:
- the DopEcR gene encoding G-protein coupled receptor 52: MEEPSLEALMQAGLIFVVGVAIILSNLLIIATYLNFRGPSEVINYYLLSLASADLLCGLLVVPLSVYPALVRRWVYSDIVCRLIGYLEVTLWAVSVYTFMWISVDRYLAIRKPLRYETVQTKTRCQCWMAFTWISAAMMCCPPLLGFNKAIFDHEAFICMLDWGNMAAYTVTLSILVLGPSVITIVYTYYYIFSMMRKLRSGVPIHDKEYATALSENLSNPSHIMSFVLVMTFWASWAPYAGLKLYAVVNGPPQVPFLNFAVVWFGLTNSFWKAVVLGTLSPQFRLAARVLCLTLCCRHRRLPPELLGLDDDD, from the exons ATGGAGGAGCCCTCGCTGGAGGCTCTCATGCAGGCGGGCCTCATCTTCGTGGTCGGCGTCGCGATCATACTTTCGAATCTACTCATCATCGCCACCTACCTCAACTTCCGTG gCCCCAGCGAGGTGATAAACTACTACTTGCTGTCATTGGCCTCAGCCGATCTGCTCTGCGGATTGCTCGTTGTCCCGCTCTCCGTTTATCCAGCGTTAGTGCGGCGATGGGTCTACAGCGACATCGTGTGCCGGCTAATCGGCTACCTGGAGGTCACGCTCTGGGCAGTCTCGGTCTACACCTTCATGTGGATTTCCGTCGACCGATACCTCGCCATCAG GAAACCACTGAGATACGAGACGGTGCAGACGAAAACGAGGTGCCAATGCTGGATGGCGTTCACTTGGATCAGCGCTGCAATGATGTGCTGCCCGCCTCTGCTCGGCTTCAACAAGGCGATCTTCGACCACGAAGCCTTCATATGCATGCTCGACTGGGGAAACATGGCCGCGTATACCGTGACTCTGTCCATCCTGGTCCTGGGCCCGTCGGTGATCACAATCGTCTACACCTACTACTACATATTCTCAATGATGAGAAAACTGAGATCCGGCGTGCCTATCCACGACAAGGAGTACGCTACAGCGCTGTCCGAAAACCTGAGCAATCCTAGTCACATCATGTCGTTCGTCCTAGTGATGACGTTCTGGGCCTCGTGGGCGCCGTACGCTGGTCTCAAACTCTACGCGGTCGTTAATGGACCACCGCAG GTACCATTCCTGAACTTCGCTGTCGTGTGGTTCGGACTTACCAACAGCTTCTGGAAGGCCGTTGTCCTTGGGACGCTGAGCCCCCAGTTTCGACTCGCCGCTCGGGTCCTCTGTCTGACTCTGTGCTGCCGACACCGAAGACTTCCCCCGGAGCTCCTGGGTCTGGACGACGACGACTAA